The following proteins come from a genomic window of Perognathus longimembris pacificus isolate PPM17 chromosome 12, ASM2315922v1, whole genome shotgun sequence:
- the LOC125360567 gene encoding low molecular weight phosphotyrosine protein phosphatase-like, with translation MAEQSSKSVLCVCLGNICRSPIAEAVFRKLVADQNVSDNWAIDSGAVSDWNVGRAPDPRAMSCLRNHDISTTHKARQVTKEDFATFDYMLCMDESNLRDLNRKSNQVKNCKAKIELLGSYDPQKQLIIEDPYYGNDSNFELVYQQCLRCCKAFLEKAH, from the coding sequence ATGGCGGAACAGAGTTCCAAATCCGTACTATGCGTGTGTCTAGGTAACATTTGCCGGTCACCCATCgcagaagcagttttcagaaaacttgtagCTGACCAAAATGTTTCGGATAATTGGGCCATTGACAGTGGGGCTGTTTCCGACTGGAACGTGGGTCGTGccccagatccaagagctatgagctgcctaagaaatcatgacattagcacaacccataaggcaagacaggtcaccaaagaaGACTTTGCTACATTCGACTACATGCTGTGTATGGATGAAAGCAATCTGAGAGATTTGAATAGAaaaagtaatcaagttaaaaactgcaaagctaaaattgaactacttgggagctatgatccacaaaaacaactcattattgaagatccctattatggaaacgactccAACTTCGAGCTGGTGTATCAGCAGTGcctccggtgttgcaaggccttcctagagaaggcccactag
- the Zfand1 gene encoding AN1-type zinc finger protein 1 isoform X1, translating into MAELDIGQHCQVEHCRQRDFLPFICDGCSGIFCLEHRSKDSHGCPEVTVINERVHTDKQKSYPCSYKDCAEKELVAVRCPFCEKNFCLRHRHQSDHECEKLEIPKPRMAATQKLVKDIIDSKTGETASKRRKGAKNSETAAKVALMKLKMHADGDKSLPQTERIYFQVFLPKGKKEKSKPMFFCHRWSIGKAVDFAASLASLKNDNNKLVAKKLRLFHSTSGEVLPLDDTLEMWITKEDYPLYNGGNIILEYLDDEEQILKNIESYLE; encoded by the exons ATGGCGGAGTTGGACATTGGGCAGCACTGCCAGGTGGAACACTGCCGGCAGCGAG ATTTTCTTCCATTCATTTGTGATGGTTGTTCAGGAATATTTTG ccttgaacacagaagcaaGGACTCTCATGGTTGCCCTGAg gTGACTGTAATCAATGAGAGAGTTCATACTGATAAACAAAAATCCTACCCATGTTCCTACAAGGACTGTGCTGAGAAGGAGCTTGTGGCAGTTAGATGTCCATTCTGTGAGAAGAATTTTTGCCTAAG ACATCGTCATCAGTCAGATCATGAGTGTGAAAAACTGGAAATCCCAAAGCCTCGTATGGCTGCCACTCAAAAACTTGTTAAAGACATTATTG ATTCTAAGACAGGAGAGACAGCAAGTAAACGACGGAAAGGTGCAAAAAATAGTGAGACAGCTGCAAAGGTTGCATTGATGAAATTAAAGATGCATGCCGATGGAGATAAGTCATTGCCACAG acagaaagaatttACTTTCAAGTTTTCCTaccaaaggggaagaaagagaagagcaaGCCCATGTTCTTTTGCCACCGGTGGAGCATTGGGAAGGCTGTAGACTTTGCAGCTTCCTTAGCCAGTCTTAAAAATGACAATAACAAGTTAGTAGCTAAG AAATTAAGATTATTTCACAGTACTTCAGGAGAAGTTTTACCTCTGGATGACACTTTGGAAATGTGGATTACTAAAGAGGACTATCCTTTATATAATGGTGGAAATATTATTTTGGAATATCTTGATGATGaagaacagattttaaaaaatattgaatcTTATTTGGAGTAA
- the Zfand1 gene encoding AN1-type zinc finger protein 1 isoform X2 — MSILHRHQSDHECEKLEIPKPRMAATQKLVKDIIDSKTGETASKRRKGAKNSETAAKVALMKLKMHADGDKSLPQTERIYFQVFLPKGKKEKSKPMFFCHRWSIGKAVDFAASLASLKNDNNKLVAKKLRLFHSTSGEVLPLDDTLEMWITKEDYPLYNGGNIILEYLDDEEQILKNIESYLE, encoded by the exons ATGTCCATTCT ACATCGTCATCAGTCAGATCATGAGTGTGAAAAACTGGAAATCCCAAAGCCTCGTATGGCTGCCACTCAAAAACTTGTTAAAGACATTATTG ATTCTAAGACAGGAGAGACAGCAAGTAAACGACGGAAAGGTGCAAAAAATAGTGAGACAGCTGCAAAGGTTGCATTGATGAAATTAAAGATGCATGCCGATGGAGATAAGTCATTGCCACAG acagaaagaatttACTTTCAAGTTTTCCTaccaaaggggaagaaagagaagagcaaGCCCATGTTCTTTTGCCACCGGTGGAGCATTGGGAAGGCTGTAGACTTTGCAGCTTCCTTAGCCAGTCTTAAAAATGACAATAACAAGTTAGTAGCTAAG AAATTAAGATTATTTCACAGTACTTCAGGAGAAGTTTTACCTCTGGATGACACTTTGGAAATGTGGATTACTAAAGAGGACTATCCTTTATATAATGGTGGAAATATTATTTTGGAATATCTTGATGATGaagaacagattttaaaaaatattgaatcTTATTTGGAGTAA
- the Slc10a5 gene encoding sodium/bile acid cotransporter 5: protein MIRKLFMIFFLCVILGEAKKSFLSFLDIKQTVMLFFEKTEETIIVRSSYEDKQPNSSYLLVKLQDPKVLHVVNVTKTTLDATNFAINLLMDQEGETSLNIQLWDSEGRQKRLIEEIKNVRVKVHKPSQDRPTQAPVHDNRYIPMLILPMILLNKCAFGCKIEFQVLQTVWRRPLPIIIGEVTHFFLMPFCGFLLSQILALPEAQAFGFIMTCTCPEGGGSYLFALLLEGDVTVAILMTCISTSMALIMMPINSYIYSRLLGLSGIFHIPVFKIVSTLLFILIPVSVGIIIKKRTPGKANLLETIVQPLCFLLMLAGIYLTFQMGSLLLKSAQLDMLLLGLLVPALGLLFGYSFSHLCRLPLPVCKTVAFESGMQNSFLALAIIQFSFSQPEANLASVAPFTIAMCSGCEMLLILLIYRAKRYLCYRK from the coding sequence ATGATTAGAAAACTTTTTATgatcttctttttgtgtgtgattctGGGAGAAGCCAAAAAGTCATTTCTCAGCTTTCTGGATATAAAACAGACGGTGATGCTATTTTTTGAAAAGACTGAAGAAACCATCATTGTCAGATCAAGTTATGAAGATAAGCAACCTAACTCCAGCTACCTTCTTGTGAAATTACAAGACCCCAAGGTGCTCCACGTGGTGAATGTGACCAAGACAACATTGGATGCTACAAATTTTGCCATAAACCTACTGATGGATCAAGAAGGAGAAACAAGTCTGAACATTCAACTCTGGGATTCTGAAGGTAGGCAAAAAAGACTCattgaagaaataaagaatgTCAGAGTCAAGGTGCACAAACCCAGCCAAGACAGACCTACCCAGGCTCCAGTGCATGATAACAGATATATCCCAATGCTGATTCTACCCATGATCCTGTTAAATAAGTGTGCTTTTGGTTGCAAGATTGAGTTCCAGGTACTTCAGACAGTATGGAGGAGACCTTTACCAATAATTATTGGGGaagttacacatttttttcttatgccaTTTTGTGGCTTTCTTTTGTCGCAGATTTTGGCACTGCCTGAGGCACAAGCTTTTGGGTTTATTATGACCTGTACATGCCCAGAAGGGGGTGGTAGTTATCTCTTCGCTCTGCTGCTAGAGGGGGATGTCACTGTGGCCATTTTGATGACTTGCATATCCACATCAATGGCTCTGATCATGATGCCTATCAATTCTTACATATACAGTAGACTATTAGGTTTATCGGGTATATTTCATATTCCTGTCTTCAAAATTGTGTCAACACTTCTGTTCATACTTATACCAGTATCAGTGGGAATAATCATCAAGAAAAGGACACCTGGGAAAGCAAACCTTTTAGAAACAATCGTTCAAccactgtgttttcttttaatgttGGCAGGGATTTACTTGACTTTCCAAATGGGATCCTTGCTGCTAAAATCAGCTCAGCTAGACATGCTTCTTTTGGGTCTTTTAGTTCCAGCCTTGGGCTTGTTGTTTGGGTATTCCTTCTCTCACCTGTGCAGGCTTCCACTTCCTGTCTGTAAGACAGTGGCCTTTGAAAGTGGAATGCAAAATAGTTTTTTAGCCCTTGCCATTATACAGTTCTCTTTTTCACAGCCAGAGGCAAACTTAGCTTCTGTGGCTCCTTTTACCATAGCCATGTGTTCTGGCTGTGAAATGTTACTCATCCTTCTGATCTACAGAGCTAAGAGGTATCTTTGTTATAGAAAATGA